Proteins encoded in a region of the Fusarium keratoplasticum isolate Fu6.1 chromosome 13, whole genome shotgun sequence genome:
- a CDS encoding TfdA family Taurine catabolism dioxygenase TauD, with protein sequence MYDLDPPLVALLFASKVPQGRGQVCRYDDGSGEEINVPLGTTAFIGGYRMYNMLSEGDKEFVRTTFIEYAPHPYIWMSKAHSSSNGLGLFSEGLEIPNANLPMIHQEKIKKYPIA encoded by the coding sequence ATGTATGACCTGGATCCTCCCCTAGTCGCCTTGCTGTTTGCTAGCAAAGTACCCCAAGGCAGAGGTCAAGTTTGTCGCTATGATGACGGCTCCGGAGAAGAGATCAATGTTCCTCTTGGTACGACTGCCTTTATCGGGGGGTATCGGATGTACAATATGCTCTCCGAGGGCGACAAAGAATTTGTTCGAACCACCTTTATCGAGTATGCTCCGCATCCGTACATCTGGATGAGCAAGGCGCATTCAAGTTCCAATGGGCTTGGTCTATTCTCAGAAGGCCTAGAAATTCCTAACGCAAATCTACCCATGATTCACCAAGAAAAGATCAAAAAGTATCCAATAGCTTAG
- a CDS encoding SGNH-hydro domain-containing protein translates to MLGITVASRGKDRHWVGTWTSMPQEVEIGNLAPPPFGGEDVPYQFRNSTIRQTLRTSIRAERIRIRISNVFGKTPLPITAASVALPLNGNAGVGEIDGSTTRRLTFEGSASTTIGPGEFVDSDPVHFRLPPLSNLALSIYLEDGQLGNKITGHPGSRTTSWMGTGNLVNASSVSEASTRHWYFVSAVESWTPRNHYSVVLLGDSITDGRGSEDDRNNRWSDFLAARLQASKKPHIAVNNQAAGGNAVLSGGLGPPLLQRYHRDALQQNGAKYVLIFEGANDIGTSPTDDLTQRQLTERLINAYAEIVAACKKANMRTIGATITPFTGSQYGDARREETRLEVNGWILNNGTFDYAVDFASVIADGDKLRPEFDSGDHLHPNVDAYREMGSRFPVHIFER, encoded by the exons ATGCTAGGCATCACTGTCGCATCTCGAGGCAAAGACAGGCACTGGGTAGGGACATGGACATCGATGCCTCAGGAGGTCGAGATCGGTAATCTAGCCCCGCCCCCGTTT ggaggagaagatgttCCATACCAGTTCCGAAACAGCACTATACGCCAGACTCTCCGGACTTCCATCCGGGCTGAACGCATCCGTATTCGAATCTCTAACGTCTTTGGCAAAACTCCCTTACCCATCACGGCAGCATCGGTTGCTCTTCCACTCAACGGAAATGCCGGTGTCGGAGAGATCGATGGATCCACCACGAGACGCCTGACGTTTGAGGGTTCCGCGTCCACAACCATCGGCCCAGGGGAATTTGTCGACTCCGACCCCGTCCATTTCAGGCTTCCGCCTCTATCAAATCTTGCTCTGTCAATATATCTTGAAGACGGGCAGCTGGGTAACAAGATCACCGGCCATCCTGGCAGTAGAACGACGTCATGGATGGGGACCGGTAATCTTGTCAACGCATCTTCCGTCTCCGAGGCCAGTACTCGACACTGGTATTTTGTAAGCGCAGTTGAGAGCTGGACACCAAGGAATCACTATTCAGTCGTTCTTCTGGGAGACAGTATCACTGATGGGCGCGGAAGTGAGGATGATCGAAACAACCG CTGGTCCGATTTCCTCGCAGCCCGTCTGCAGGCATCAAAAAAGCCGCACATCGCCGTAAACAACCAGGCCGCTGGCGGAAACGCCGTTCTCAgcggcggcctcggcccCCCTCTCCTCCAGCGCTACCACCGCGACGCCCTGCAGCAAAACGGCGCAAAGTACGTCCTCATATTCGAAGGCGCCAACGACATTGGGACTTCTCCCACGGACGACCTCACGCAGCGGCAGCTCACCGAGCGCCTTATAAATGCCTACGCGGAGATAGTCGCGGCCTGCAAGAAGGCGAATATGCGGACCATTGGCGCGACGATCACCCCCTTTACTGGAAGCCAGTATGGGGAtgcgaggagggaggagacgAGGTTGGAGGTAAATGGCTGGATTCTGAACAATGGGACGTTTGACTATGCCGTTGACTTTGCGTCGGTTATTGCAGACGGGGATAAGCTGCGTCCCGAGTTTGATTCGGGGGACCATTTGCATCCGAATGTAGATGCGTACCGGGAGATGGGTTCTCGATTTCCGGTCCATATATTTGAACGGTAA
- a CDS encoding Alpha-ketoglutarate dependent xanthine dioxygenase codes for MGSLGIHTSPLPKPFEESIIDFGVQLSGIDIENLNDKSFSILRSALYRHNVMLIKNQHGLSPQAQFELTRRFDPEASVYSHGKGLDKRSVLHKDLTIVPTQPQVQIIGHGSVEFFEGLRNLKLTPSPPILS; via the exons ATGGGATCTCTTGGCATTCACACCTCCCCTCTCCCCAAGCCGTTTGAGGAATCGATCATAGATTTTGGTGTCCAACTTTCTGGCATTGATATCGAAAATCTAAATG ACAAATCCTTCAGTATCCTTCGTTCGGCTCTTTACCGTCACAATGTTATGTTGATCAAGAACCAACATGGCCTCTCTCCACAAGCTCAGTTTGAGCTGACCCGGCGCTTTGATCCCGAGGCCAGCGTCTACAGCCATGGAAAGGGGCTTGACAAACGAAGTGTTCTTCACAAAGATTTGACCATTGTTCCGACACAGCCGCAGGTCCAAATTATTGGACACGGCTCAGTGGAGTTCTTCGAGGGCTTACGAAACCTGAAACTTACACCCTCACCACCGATCCTTTCATAA